AATGTGGCGAGTGTCCAAGTCAAAAAACTTGCCATGATGGTGAATGGTCCTGATCTTGTCGGGATCCGCATAGCTGTCATTTTCTGGATCAGGGGAGATAGCCTCATCTGCCCAAGAGCCTTCCCAGAGTCTGCTTTAAGTTGAGTATCAAGCTACACAAAAGCAACAAGGGCGACATACTTATATAGAACACGCAAGTACTCATCTGCCTGTTCGTATCTCTCGTCATGAGCAATGGGACTGTCCAGGCCAATGGCTTTAAAGGCCGCTTTCTTCCAACTTGTGACAATGTTCCAGCCTTTCAAATTATCAGCCCCTCATGTATGCTATTTTTCCATTCAATGCTTACCGATCCTTCCTCTGGTGAAGTGATCCAATGATGAGAAGCGCTTTGCTAGCAGAAAAGGCGGTTCAAAAGATGTTGAAGCGGTGATGGCAAAAGACAGGTTCTTCGTCACAGCTGCCATGGCACTGATGGGAATAGTTGGATCTGTCATGGGCCATTGGGCTGCACGACGAATGCAATTATCCAATTTTCCCTCATAAGTGTCATAACCGCCGTAGGTATCTGCCAGGAAGAGAGCGTTGATACCTCCCTTCTCAAGCAGCTGGGCTAGGTCGATCCAATACTGGAGATCGCGCTTGGTGGCTGATTTGTCTACCGGATTCTATTTGTGTTCAGCATAAATCTAATGCAAAGAGTGTAGTAATACTGACCTTCCATTGACCTGGCGATAAGTGCCCAATCGTTGACATGTCAaaggcattgatgatgattttctTCTTGAGATCATTGTTACGGTTGTCGATGGTACTCTCGTTTGTTGCTGGGTTGGACGCCATGGTGGCTACAAGGGAAACAAGCCAGATCAAAATTAGAGATTTTGTTTTAAATTCTGAGGAGATGAAAGACTTGCAATGGTTGTCAGTTGAGCTGTATCTGCAGATGCCGTCATGCAAACCTATTCCAAGTTCGAATCGCTTCGATATTTATGTTATCGAAACCCCGCATGTCCAATCACGCCTTCGTGTCTTTAATGCCACTTAAGATACGAATAATCACGTCTTCGGCAATAGCAGGATCTAAATCGAGTTGTGACTTGCTGAGGCTCTTGCGTGATCCCGATAACGGATGTCACAATCATTGTGAGACCCCGCGCCTTCAACGGACTCCAGATCAATCACCGTATGTTGTAAAGTCAAGATATTAGCAAACTACCAAGAGCATCAAAACTTGTGAGTTTTATAGAATTATCATATGTCTCTATAGCTGGACTGCGacatacacacacacacacacaaatGTCAGCACGCTTGTGTTCGCATAGCACTTAAGAAAGCTCCATTCATTCACATAAGACGAAATGAGAAAAGGCAGATGGTTTAACAAATCGATTTGTTTAACATAATTCGTGACACGTAAGCGAATGTGAGGtattctaatagtaatacaTGTAACCATTTTCGATGAAATGGCTTGAATCAAAGAAGGTATCAGGCCAGCGCTCGCCAACAACGTCCATCAGATCCCTTCTCAACTGCCCCTGGCAGATGTTCGATCCAGTTATGTATTCTCAAGTCAGTGTTTTgttatttaataaggcttCTGGCCGACAACATTGCCGGGACCGGAATATCGAGCAACAGTGTACCAAGCACCCTTGGAGTCCTTAGCGGCACCAATGCCAATCTTTGTTGAGGTCTTCCAGACACATTGAGCTGACGAACAGTTAGTCATGTATAGTGAGATGAGACGGGTTCATTATCTTACTGTAGTGACCATACATGGAAAAGTTACCCTTGGGAATGGTCTCACCCTTGTAGTACTTCTTCTCGTTCAACCTGATACTGTTAGTCAGTTGTATATCATCCTAAGTGAGAGTGAACATACCAGCCCTGAGCACCAGCAGTGATGGGGTTCTTGAATCCATTGCTTGCCCAAGCATATGCGAGGTTCTCACCCTGATTGGGACGGTCCTTTCCTGCAGAATGCTGCAgcttgccagccttggccaacTTCTTAGCATAAGCTGTAGCAGCTGATTCGAGCTTGGAATCCCACACAATAGCCTTGACCTTAACTTTGGAGCGAGCGACATTGTGGCGGCGTAGAGCCTCCTTCTTATCTGAAGTCAAAGCCCTAGTGAAGAGTCTTGAAAAGATGCTgcgcttctcttcatcagtgTCCTCAACCTCTgtgtcctcatcatcgttaTCGGGATAAAAGATGACGGGATCTAGGCCCAATCGAGTGACGTCAATGTTGGCTTCTAGGACACGAGGCTTGTTGTAGTCACTGGGGACCTTGTAGTCGTTATCAGTGCTGACTTCGGCCTTTGCGGAAACACCATCAGAGTCTCCGCTCTCGTCTTGAAGACCAAAGCCATTGACAGCCAGGTCAGTGTCCAGGAGTTTGTTGGAAGGTGCTGCAATCACCGTTGAGAGAAACGATGAAGCTAGGAGAAGGGAAGAGTGAAGGTAAAGAGTTGATAAATGCATTTTGTCTGAGAGTTGAAGATTCTTAGGATAGATTGTATGTTTCTGTGGTGTGATAGTTGGGGATATGTTTCAAGAATGCCTGATTCCTGGTCCTTATATAAACTTCAAAAAGATTCTTCTATGATGATCCAGTCACCTAAAGTTGGGAACTTCTCTGACGTCGATGAGTGGCGTGGATGGGACTGGGTTGCGGATAGATCACAATCCGTGAGATCGGCGACCCTGAAGACCCTTATTTAGAGTGCCaaacttaactttaagtacCCAGGGGCAAAAGCTAATTTTCTCACATGGTTTTTTACTGATGTACATTTCAGCTACCATTCTTCTGTTTTCGATGCTTGGGAGTTATGCATTTTGGTGGTCTGGCCCCTCGGTAGTTATGCTGGATCAAGATCGTGGTGTCTCAGATGCTTGCGGCTATTGGTTCTTACAATCCCTTGTTAAAGCATTCAATAAATGATGTTTTCCGACACACAACGCAAGGGAGAGACAATGCCATTGTTTCCCGTTACCAACGCTCCTTGGTACTTTTCTCTGGGGAATATGAGGCAAATTGTCGCATTGATAGAGTTCGACTTAGCAGCGGAGAGGAGCCCGCAGACCTGGAGAGCTGTTGCCCATGAAATCATCACTCCAAGTTCCTGAGAATTCCACGAATAATATCACCTCGGTCTGAGTTCCTGCACTTGACGGGTATTCAATAGATGCAGAATGGAGGTGTCAGCTGAATACGGTAATGGGTTTTGGCCGTTCCCGGAACATCTACATTCCAAGCACCGCGTCATCCACAAACTCGGTCTAGTCTACAAGCGTTTCAAAATCTCAACGACCAAATAACGGGCGCGATGCGACATTTCTAGCCTTAGCGACAGACCAAAGCGAGTTGCGCATTCGTCATTCACATATGCGAGACAATCCACTACATTGCTGGCCTTGGGCTGTGTAACCCACCGTGCCCGCCAATGAGGAATGCCACTCAAACCTTGGGCAGCATAAAGTCGCCAGTCTTACCCAAGACggaagagctgaagccgTTGGTCTAAAAGGTCTTGACGCAGGGGAATTCCAGGTACGTGGAGGAGGTCTCATGACGGCACTTGCAGATCCGTCTGACGCGTGCCGATTCTGTCACTTTTAGGCTGAAATGGGATTCATAGAGaacgcatcatcatcagtatTGGATTGCCACGAAAGGTTGTGAACGCCTTGGGAGGCTTCAAGAGGTGGACTTATCGAGAGAAGGCTATTCTCACTCTCTTCACTGACTCACTCTCTTCACTGACAAACTCCTCCGATCTTATGGCTTCCACTGTAGATTACTACGAACAAATCTAGTATTGATGACTGATCTCTGCAAAAAAAGACTCAAAGCACTCCCAAAGGCCCTGTAAGGTTACGATTCACAGAAATGCGGTAACTACAACTGGGCTTATGCTAGTAACGTTGATGGAACTCGTTTAAGCCATGACATTGAGAACTGCCAAAATGAGTTGGAAGTGACGCGTGTCGCACGGCCGGCTTTTCTGCCAGCCTTTTTGTAAGAGAATCCGATAATAGTGACAGAATGGCGTACGCTCAAGTTCGGAACCTTTGATTCCCCCGATGTCGTGTATCCTTCAGTAAAGATCCTAAAACAATTGTTGGTCTTGGGGCTGCGTATTGTGACGGTTCCAACATTACAAACAATTTCTATACGATTGCGGCATCCTGCCTTGCTTCTTGAATCTCAGGGTAACTCCACTTATCTTTGTCACAGTCTATCATGTAGAAGTACGACATGAAGGTTCTTAGGGCCGGAAAATGCAGGTTGTGCTGCGATTTAACTGTACAGTGTGGCTGGCCATGTTTCTATCACGGCCCCTTTTGTAGCGAtgagagataagataagaatACAATATGGATATTACGTCGGATCTTTGATAATCCGCGACGATAGACTTCTTAGGCCCACTGGTCTGTCAATTTCACACTGTACTGCCTCTGCCGAGCAATGTTGTACTGCTGCAGGGTAATTGTAAGCCATCGAGCCTACGAATTGCGAGAACCAGCAGTATTTTAAGGTAAGATGAACAGATATATAATCTTTGATAAGACGCCTTTCAAACTAATATGGACTCCTATCAGCGACTAATTTCGCCGGTATCTCATCATCTGGTCAAAAcaatatttctttaagaggATCTCTTCTGCTGGTGATGACTGCATAAAGATACCAAAGTCGGGGTGCCGAAGTTTGTCTGTCTGATCAGCTCACAGCCAGCAGCTCACCCCAAGTCAACGGTAGGCTATCGTCAATAATGTTCAATCTTACTTTTGGTTGCAAAGATTGCGAAGAGCTTACCATTATTACAATCAATGACGCTGGTTTTTCGGAATGATAAACCCGGGTCCCTGCACCCGTCACTTTCGTGGGGTAGCACTTTAATTGCTCGCATATGAACCAATCCTAGACACTTTAATGAGTGATCACATGTCCAAAGCCTGCAAAATGTTATCTCGATGCGGATATTTCTGAGGATTGAGATACACATTCAATTAAGGCTGAATCTCCCATGTTCTAGGCTCTGAAAGGGCTTGGCTTAGGTGCTACACCTCCGCGGTGCAGCAGTGCTGCATCGTCCACTGATGTGTCAATTAATGAATAATGCCCTGTAGCGGCCACTGTTTTTCTTATCAAGATACCGTCCTGCAGGTCGCTTGGCCGCCGGCCAGTGATCAACCGATTCTTATTCCCTCGCTTCAATGTTTGCACTGATAAGGGCGCATTCGAAGCTGGGGTTCTTGGCCAATTGCGTCCGTGCGTTGTTATCATTGCCCCCATGGGGAATTTCTTATCGTGCAGCTTCACCCGGGAATGGCTTATCTGAGAGGCCCGCCGGCACTTGAACGGCGGGTTTATTATCTTGGGCGCTGGATCAAGCACCCCCATGAGTTGGATTATGCACTCCTCACACAGCCTAATCGGGACAGAAATACTGACTTTCCAGCGTTGACCTATAGACGCCACTGAATTTCATTAGTCAATGCGGTAATCAGAGGCACACATTGCAGGTCATCAGCTAATTAGGTCTAGTGGGGGTGCATAATCTGACTGACAGGGGTGCATGATCCGGCATCGCATTATCTTAGGTTTTGCAAAACGGCTGTGGTGCTTGGATGTATATAAcaatgatgaagatctcAATGAAAATGGTTGTGGCAAATGTTCTCGTGATAGAATCTTGAATACCAAACACCAACCTTACTGCAAATATATCACAATGGCTGGTGGTGGCGGTCCTTCATCCGGCACAGTCGAGCCTCCTCTGAGCCAGGCCTACGGCTATGGCATCGTTGTTGGTCTCGGCTTTCTTTTTGCCCTGGGCATGATCTTCACGACATGGGTCTTGAAGCGGTACAACCATGAGAAGCAGACCTCGGAAATGTTCAACACCGCTGGCCGAACGGTCAAGTCTGGTCTTGTTGCTTCAGCTGTTGTTTCCAGCTGGACTTGGGCTGCTACTCTCCTCCAATCATCTGGTGTTGCGTACCGATATGGTGTCTCTGGACCATTCTGGGTAAGTCGACCGTCTGTGAATCGCGAATCGTGAATTGTGACTAATAATTGCAAAGTATGCTTCTGGTGCTACCGTTCAGATTATTCTCTTCGCGACCATTGCCAttgagttgaagagaagggcCCCTAACGCGCATACCTTCCTTGAGGTCATCCGAGCTCGATATGGCCGCATTACGCACTGCGTCTACATTTGCTTCGGTCTTTTCACCAACATTCTCGTCACTGCCATGCTCTTGACTGGTGGCTCTGCTGTAGTCACTTCTCTCACTGGCATGCACACCGCTGCAGCATGTTTCCTGCTGcctcttggtgttgttctGTACACCATGTTCGGAGGGTAAGTTGAAATCGATTTTGATGAAAGAATAGGCCTAACCCGTGACCTAGTATCAAGGCCACTTTCTTGACAGACTATGTCCATACGGTCATTattctcgtcatcatcctcatctttgCGCTCACTGCCTACGCGACCGGCAGCGAACTCGGATCACCTGGCGAAGTCTACGATGCGCTCACCAAGGCCGCCGCCTCTCATCCCGTTGAAGGTAATGCTGAGGGCTCATACCTCACCATGCGATCTCGCGAGggtatcatcttcttcgtcatcaacatcgtcgGTAACTTCGGCACCGTCTTCATGGATAACGGTTACTACAACAAGGCTATCGCCGCTCACCCTGTCGCCGCCCTCCCTGGATACATCATTGGCGGCCTTTCATGGTTCGCTATCCCTTGGCTCTGTGCGACTACCATGGGTCTCAGTGCTTTGGCCCTCGAGACCAACCCTGCGTTCCCTACGTACCCCAACCGGATGGACCCGGCTGATGTCTCGGCCGGTCTTGTTCTGCCCTACGCTGCTGTTGGCTTGTTGGGCAAGACTGGTGCTATTTGCACTTTgatcatgatcttcatggcTGTCACTTCTGCGACCTCGGCTCAGCTCATCGCTgtttcctccatcttcacctATGATGTTTACCAGTAAATTCTTCCTGCACGAAAATTTATATCTCATGCTAACGTTTCGCCAGGACCTACATCAACCCCCAAGCTTCTGGTGGCCGACTTATTGGTGTCTCGCATACGACTGTCTGCCTCTACGGTGTAATCATGGCCAGTTTCAGTGTTGGCCTCCACTATGCTGGTATCAGCATGGGCTGGCTGTACCTCTGGATGGGTGTCATGATCTCCGCAGCTGTCATCCCCGCTACTCTGACTCTTCTCTGGAAGCGCCAGAACTGGATTGCCGCCGCGGCATCCCCCGTCCTTGGTCTTTTCTGTGCGCTCATAGCTTGGACAGTCACCTGCGCCAAGGAGTTTGATGGTGTTCTTAGCGTTGACAACCTCGGTTCCAACAACCCTATGCTTGCTGGCAACGTTGTTGCTCTATTGAGTCCTCTGATCTTCGTGCCTCTCTTCACATTCGGCTTTGGCTCGGACAGCTATGATTGGGCTTCTATGGCTGCTATTAAGCAGGCTGACGACACTAGCGACTCCAACGTTGACTCCGAAGGTGCTGTCGTAACCAGCTTTGCCGTTGCTCCTGAGGAAGACAtggccaagctcaacaaggcCTCCAAGATTGCGAAGACGATGACTGTCTGCATGACAATCGCTTTCCTGATTCTCTGGCCCATGCCCATGTATGGAACATCCTATGTCTTCTCCAAGCCCTTCTTCACTGGctgggttgttgttggtatCCTCTGGCTGTTCTGCAGTTCCATCGCAGTTGGTCTATTCCCTCTTTGGGAAGGTCGACAAAGCCTTGTTCGTGTCTTCAAGGGTATGTTTGGAATGGGAGGACCAGATGTTACAGAGGAGATCCAAGGAAAAGCAGTGCACGAGGAAAAGATTGATGAATTTGAAAAGCAGTAGTGGTTAGAAGATTGAGCGAAATGTAGCTAATCTTGGTATATCACGAtatttattagtttaaaaagccttaataagcAGAGTCTTACGTCACCCCAGTCTATGATCATGATACAAAGTGGAGGCGTGATTTATCCTTAGCAAGTTGCAACTACCGACTCCACGCACATCGCAATCAGGTACTGATCATCTATCAGCCTCAGAACTCTAACTGTATTGAGTTTTTAGAAGAAAGCCTTAAGAATGGTCACTATAAATCTAGCCTACAGCGTTCCCATCAACCCCAGCGGTGTGTCTCCCATCTTGTCAGAAGCTCAAGTCTGGAATGGCCTCAAGCGCAAAGTCCGCAAGGCCAACGAATTCGTGGCTCCCATTCTTGAGTGCAACGTTCttagtgaagaagaagtagaagCAGGCACGAAGGTCATCAGACAAGTCACGTTTGACAAAGAAGCGCGAGGCAAAGATGACactgttgttgaggagattgtCTATGAATTTGCACCAACGCGTGTCGATTTCTATCAACCTGATGGCAGCAgaatcttcaacctcattAGTGTCGACCCAGAGGACAACCTGATATTGACTTTCGCTTTTGAATGGCGACACTCAGAGGTCGAGGCAGAGAGCCAACAGGACAAGAAGTTACGTGAGAAGTATTTCAAAGTGAGTCTTTGCGTCTACTTTTTAGAGCACCGAAACTGACGTGGCATTTCAGATGGCTAAAGGAGCCGTGAAGGGTACTATCGCTTCCATTCGTAAGTTGGTTAAAGACCGGGAGCTTTGAGAAAGACTTTGGTCATAAGCTAGAGAAGGACACTCTTTATTTTCCAGGTTTTCATGACTGGGTTCACAGTAAGGGGGTATCAATTTATCGTCTAGAAAATATTGGCAAGAAGGACTGTGCTATACTAATAAATCAAAAAGCCACCAGAAGAAACATCGCTTGCTAAAAGAGTGTTTTCCTGACCCGAAATGATCTTCTGAAGAGACTGCGCCTTCGATCAACCCTGACGACGATCACAAGGCGATCGTCTGCTCTCGAAAATACTTCTCCTCGGTTTCAGAACTCCTAATCGGAGTGATCCAGATATCGTATGGAACATAGCTGCTGTTGGGGCCAAGCCTACCCAGGTCATTTCTGATTAGGCCTTT
This DNA window, taken from Fusarium fujikuroi IMI 58289 draft genome, chromosome FFUJ_chr11, encodes the following:
- a CDS encoding probable DUR3-Urea permease; this encodes MAGGGGPSSGTVEPPLSQAYGYGIVVGLGFLFALGMIFTTWVLKRYNHEKQTSEMFNTAGRTVKSGLVASAVVSSWTWAATLLQSSGVAYRYGVSGPFWYASGATVQIILFATIAIELKRRAPNAHTFLEVIRARYGRITHCVYICFGLFTNILVTAMLLTGGSAVVTSLTGMHTAAACFLLPLGVVLYTMFGGIKATFLTDYVHTVIILVIILIFALTAYATGSELGSPGEVYDALTKAAASHPVEGNAEGSYLTMRSREGIIFFVINIVGNFGTVFMDNGYYNKAIAAHPVAALPGYIIGGLSWFAIPWLCATTMGLSALALETNPAFPTYPNRMDPADVSAGLVLPYAAVGLLGKTGAICTLIMIFMAVTSATSAQLIAVSSIFTYDVYQTYINPQASGGRLIGVSHTTVCLYGVIMASFSVGLHYAGISMGWLYLWMGVMISAAVIPATLTLLWKRQNWIAAAASPVLGLFCALIAWTVTCAKEFDGVLSVDNLGSNNPMLAGNVVALLSPLIFVPLFTFGFGSDSYDWASMAAIKQADDTSDSNVDSEGAVVTSFAVAPEEDMAKLNKASKIAKTMTVCMTIAFLILWPMPMYGTSYVFSKPFFTGWVVVGILWLFCSSIAVGLFPLWEGRQSLVRVFKGMFGMGGPDVTEEIQGKAVHEEKIDEFEKQ
- a CDS encoding related to plant PR-1 class of pathogen related proteins; amino-acid sequence: MHLSTLYLHSSLLLASSFLSTVIAAPSNKLLDTDLAVNGFGLQDESGDSDGVSAKAEVSTDNDYKVPSDYNKPRVLEANIDVTRLGLDPVIFYPDNDDEDTEVEDTDEEKRSIFSRLFTRALTSDKKEALRRHNVARSKVKVKAIVWDSKLESAATAYAKKLAKAGKLQHSAGKDRPNQGENLAYAWASNGFKNPITAGAQGWLNEKKYYKGETIPKGNFSMYGHYTQCVWKTSTKIGIGAAKDSKGAWYTVARYSGPGNVVGQKPY